DNA sequence from the Coregonus clupeaformis isolate EN_2021a chromosome 13, ASM2061545v1, whole genome shotgun sequence genome:
tttttgtgtcatcgggaaaagcctctatcaacccttgatacagtttggaaatcaacttgaggtttgtcagactgccttaaaatagcatctggcttgtccagtgtttgctgcacagagataataaagtgttgtatctgtAAAAATTCACCTCACctccgtcacagactggtcttccctggctgcctgaccctgctgagacccctgtcaccatctgatcctcctacgatgaggcatgacaaagaattaccttggtgtacatttatacattatattattcaagaatagaatcaatggttcaataattaaaatgaccattattcccagatcccagactgtagctttaagcttaaGATGCTGTCCCATAGCTACTAtaggtctacccatcaattcaagatggaactttgtatcattcactgatattgttaatataggcctactgcaaaacTCACCTGAGCTccatagactggtcttccctgtctgtctgaccctgctgggacccctgtcaccatctgatctaGCTGAGACATGATgggcatagtgttgtgtactgactgcacTAGAGGGCTGCATTCCCGCGGGATGCCTGCAGAGGTTCCGACAGAGATCAATGCTGCATGGTCGGCATTTTTCATCTGCGGCCGGGAGCGGGCTGTCAGACAGACGACTTTGGGATGAAATATGTTTGTTGTCCCACAGATTATTTGGAAATGGtcctctttctgctttgtatgcgttagcctacctattgtattaaaagcacatatttttcgcattattcacacactgcttcaacttcagtagcctacctctcctagttgggcgtgagaGTTCAAGTGCACCTAGTATGTGTGGTCTCATTTAAATAGAATAGGCTGCCTAAATGGGCGGGGAATCATGTGGCAGTTAACTTGAATATGTTTACTAcagtctgtaaataaatattgatactGGAAAGAAGTAGAGAGCGCTCAACCAACATGAGTCGAAGTACAATCAAAACATGTAataattgaaaaggaaaaggccaACACACGCATAGGTTAGGCTACTACGGTGAGCGAGGGTTGcgccttttcattttcaataaatattgattacccatttatttgtctctgcctgcaaatcgtcctcctaaaaggtaggctacatcctataggactatgcaaaacgtagcaagtgtcgctgtcatcattcttgctgcttcaagttcagtagccatacctgAAAGATCAGGTGTGCGTGGtttcaattaaatagagtaggacagggttcttcaattccggtcctggagggccgaaacacttctgttttttatttctacctggtagttaattgcactcacctggtgtcccaggtctgaattagcccctgattagaaggagaggatgaaaaacagaggtgtttcggccctccaggaccggaattgaagaaccctggagtaggctatagcctatgcatggaCAGAGAAGCAaggggcagttatctttccaaggaaatgtacttcctaaatatgCCTATGATTAGTCTATAGTTTACTACAATGCCTAGAAGTAGGCCTAAATATTTATCACCCATATTTCTCAGTCTGAaaatcttcccactcctaaaaggtaggctttAACAGtgcaagagaaagtgcaagtctctccaactctgctctcttcaaactacatctagcatatttgctgatatagcccagtaatacaataTAGGGGCCATTCGAGAATCTCCAGTAATTTAACCTATTAGTTAAGTTATTTTTGTGCATTTGATATTGCCTATTGGGGGCAAAATTGCTGGGAGCATGACTGGCAAGTGACCTGCgtcacatacgcctaaaataacattgctgGACTGCGGTTGGGTTTGGGAACAGTCCTTGCAGTAGCGGTAGCGAGTCGGACAGAAAGGTGGGAGTAGAATTAAGAAATAGGGCCCGCGCAGACctctactgtgcaccatgacagtgaaccTTGTAACGTTAGAGTtgtttattactgtgtcagtgtgaaaagtagggaattagctagggaaactgagagatgaataacgttacattgccatactgactaataaaactcacattgcactgaaaaaacATCAGAATATCAATATTCAATCATTTGGCCGATGGTTTCatcatttgattcaggtctactgtgattgaggcaaaaataatagataacgttagccaacttttggccagctctctaatggtaCATCAACCGGTGAAAGCTAGCCAAGTTCATTCACTTCTGAAACAGACAAAACAAAGGCAACAAAATGTTTCCGTACAAACATCAGCtgttagatagtaataatagccacTTCATATCTCTATCTGACAGataactagaggctagagctgacctggctgtggtagctactagctagcataGCTTATCCATTCATCTCAGTCGacaggggatgaaacattagctaacgttacatgtcagttacaatactagctcagcaCCGCAAATAAACActagtttaaaaaatgtatgttacgttaaacagcagttaccttgccagctacatcagtcaactaaagagtagccagtttctgctctgcttgcttttacaactcggaGAAAGAGCGCAACACATAGACACTGATCTATGCTCAACTCTCTGGTGCTGGTCCAGCCAGCGATCCTAAATCCAGCCGGCTGAagactccaaacagcctacccaaccGCTCAGAGGTGTCCGCCTGgccctaaagcacaccgttgcagctttttgtatcacattgcaacgataaaactgggggggccaaaaatacaatttcagaatgtgtgtgtgtgtgggggggacatgaccccccgtccccagtgaaagtagCGCCCATGCTTGTAGTACACTACTACTAGGTGAGATCACCATTCTTTGAGATGGGGATGCACTGCTTCTTAATGCATGGAAATAAACAGTTTCTACTGGGTGTTTGAGTCTCACTGTGCTGAAAGAATCACTGGGTCAGAAACATTATATTTCCAGTTTATTATCAGGTTGTTTTTGCCAAAGTACCATAACGGTTTATTGTGGTAACTTCAACTCCATTAACATACACAAATAAATACGATGTTTTGGTTTTAAGTCAGGATCTACCTAAGATAATTAGTTATTTTACAAATCAAACGCTCCCCTCAAAACAATAGCTTCGAAACACAAAAGTTGATTTACAAGGAAAGGATGATATTATACCTATATGGGAATTACAAAGTCAGTTGGgtatctgaaatatgaacacgtACTGAGAGCAAACAAGAACCCCAGTCCAAAGCTGCCCCTTCTGCTGAACACTAAAGACTGAAGACAAAAATCTGTCACGCAGATCACACAAATAACAATAATTTATTACTTGTGGAAAATCTGGTCAGTCCCTAGCTCCAAAACGTTGGAAATGACTGGGAAAATCTCCCAACAAAGAGCGGAACAAGGATTTGGCACATCTGCACAGCGTCAATCTTTTCACAAAACCTTCTCAGCACATCAGAAATGGTTGTCAGGATATATTCAAGAAGGCTATTTCCTGGCTTTTAAGACTTCTCTGTAGATGACAaacacaatgtagaaaacagaATACTACAGTGGTTTCTCTCGCCCAAAATTAGAAAATTGCTTTCATAGTATGTATTTTCAAAGTATAATGTCTACACCATAGTTATACATTTTGAAAAGCCCATTACTCTGCAAAAATACTGCATATGTAACAAGTGTTTTACTGAGGACCATAAAATAGTTGatttgtgggagcaattattgcaTTGTTGTTTTGTTAATAGCTTTGTTTTACTCTGGTTCACAACCACTAACCCCAGAAAGAGCATAGGTTATTGCCCTAAACTGACCCAGAGCCCAAGGTCACACTGAAGACAGACTGATTGCCTCCCTTTGAGATTTGAAGATGTCGGCTTGAAAACAATTATCCAGTGATGGATGCCCAGTCCAGAGACTAGGCTGAGGATTTAATGAAAATCATCAACAGGCAAGAGGGAGCTTTAAAAAATAAACTCACCCCACATTCAACCTGGTCTCAGGGCAATTTGTAGGTACATTTTacacaatgttccctctaagctgcaagCATGTGCAACTCCCCTGGACTGTGTTTAGGCTACAGTATGAGCAGTCAAAGTAGATGGGCTggttttgagatcaaagtgagAGCTTCATGTAGCCacatgtgcacatttgttcatattctttgctagttagtgagttattagcccagttatagctaatttctagtcaacaatgggGGAGTGGTGGCTTCcaacaagagcacaaaatgtgtgcatttctagccatATTTGAAAGCGAATCAGGTAGAGCTTTACTATGTCTTAAAGGGGAAGTGTTGAATTTTGAGACggtcttgaataagctaagtagccaataggcaatagtttagcataatttgtctgattctctctaataatggtatgggaataataatgcattttattttgtaaagtgggtTCTTGCATCagacacaacattttcagtcaccttgtctgaaggacaagtggataaagaTGTTAATGTAAAGCcctttttcaaaagtctcatggaatgtaggcattgaacaccacacattggctgctactgaatgatagaacagctatttccatgttaaaatgttatgggatgcgttttcctccattgtttttgatggtagcccactctggtaggcctacattatgatcaaatagccacagtagcttacttggccactgttaaaactaacttaaagcgggtacaacctcagtgttcacagtaaacgtgcgccggaagttgcacagaattttcacaacattcaagtttgcgctcagcagacctgaaatttgctcagtgcctaaTTTTCTTAGGGAAAATTAATTTTACGTAagaggttaggagaactaaaacGACAAACATTAGGAGAATTTACGTAaaaggagaattaggttaaagttagaaaaagggttagctaaaacgCTACAGTTGTCTTCGACGCgactcgaacacgcaacctttggattGTGAGACTGTCGCGGTCCCCCGACAAACCACCTTACTCAAAGTAACTAGACCATCAGTCCATATCATGTCTTGGAGGTGCATAAAAATATGTATAGTATGCTTCGAATGGCTCTGAGGCCAGGCTGCGCCATTCAACATGTTCAAGACATTAAATATGAACCATGTCATTGACACAGGAGGAATAACGCCATGTAAGTGAAGAATTAAGTGTGACCACTGGGAGGAAACAGATGAAGGTGGAAGtgcataggcctactgtacaaTAAGCAAATATGAGATTGGAGACATTTCCCTTTGTTGTAGTTGTCTAGACTTGTTCATCATGTTTGATTGATTTGTCTTTAATAATATCCATTAAGTAGTAGACACCATCACTCAATGTGTAGCTATATACCACCTTCATGACACTAAGATTGTGATATTCCCATTAAAGATTGTAAACCGGTAAGACAAACAGAAAGCTTCATGGTTTATATGGCATAGGATCCCATATCAAAGGTGTGGCAATTCTTACATTCTCCAATCCTCAACAGAGCTGACAGCTGTATTCAGTTGAAGTCTGACAAAAAAAACCCATCAAATTAGTTcattaaaatatgttttataactAAACATTTCTATATGAATAAAGACAAGGGTACTCTTAATATAGCCCAAATTAAATACAAATAGAATTTCCTCTCAAAATGTAGGCTTATAGCGCCCTCTTGTGACTGTGTTGAAAATCAATTTACTCATTATGGTAGGCCTAATACTGCAATGTGACAAATCATATTCAACAAGAACATTGGGTCTTTTTAtaactttttattattttttttgacaAATATATATGAATGCTTAACTCTTAAGGAGACAGTAATTGGAGAATTCTTCACAGAAAATTAACTCTCCTAAAGACCTAGGAAATAATCATAAAACATCTACATGACAGAACTAACCATTTCTATTTGTGCCAAGGAAGATGATACAATGATACAACTTATTAATTGACAGTGAATTAATGCAAGTGATTCTTAAATTCAGTCCAATGTTATTTGGTGCTGACAAAAATAAACGTTATTTCAAAAAGCCTGATGGGACTGTGTCATTTTCAGACATCTATATTCTTATGGTTCATTGGGTTGACTGTTAATTATGCATAAAGGCACACACGCATTGGTAACCCTCAGGTGAGCATTGCTTTTTTTGGCAAGACATTGGTCCCATTAGGCAGTACAATTATCCAAACAActtaaacaaaaaatatatatgcttGCAGGAAAACAAATGACCAAAATATTTAGATCATTCATGTATGCAGGGAAATGTCTTCTAGTAAGTTAAAAATTGTATTGAGACCTAAATTAGGTTGGATATTTACTCAAGGATACAGTGGGTCAGCAGTATAGGACACCAACTCAGAAACCTGCTTGAGAGCTTGAGGGAACACCAACTTTTTACAGAGGATGAAGTTCAGAAATGGACCTGGTCTCCTGCTGTATGAACCCCTGGAGGCTTCTCTTTCCCTGCCTGAAGGTACTCTCCCTCCGGGAAAATGGTAGTATGACAAGGAGCCTTAGGAGGGTTTCAATGTTACTAAAGCTCCTAATGTCTGATGCCTTCAGAGTGTCGAGCACAGTGGCTGGAAGATACCCGGACATGGGATCCAACCACTTCTCTCTCCAAGACTTCATCTCTGTGGGGAGTGATGCCAGGTCAGGCATGTCGTCTTTGTACATGCGGAAAACATGGGCATTTACACTGCTGTTTTCCACCTTTGACATGGCATAAGGCACAATCTCCAGGCACCTCAGGGTACTGAGGACCTTCTCTGTGAAGAGCTCACTGACCTCAACAATGGAGTGCTCTACCAACTTCTGACTCACCGCTATTTTGTAAAACTGACTCAGGGGTTCTAGAAGCGCAGAGTGCAACAGCGTTATCTGCAGCTTGGAAGCTAAAGTGACAGCTTCCTCAAACCAGGCATTGTGATGTGTGTCGATATCACTCTTCAATTCATTGAGGGAAGTTAGGAGGTCAGGCAAGCTATTCATAGCTAGCAACACATCTAGAGGCTTGCCCTGAAGAGATTGGCTCAGCTTTTTGGTCAAACTCAGGACATTCTTCAACACGACAGCCGAGAAGATGAACTCAAAACTTCTGACTTTATTGAAGTACAGCAGTGCTTGGCCAGTCCCTGAGCTAGTCTCCTCACTTTTCAGCTCATTCAAGCACAGCATGACTACCTCTAGAAGCTCTACCATCAACTCATGCATATCATTACTCTTCTCCCAGTTCTTGATAAGCTTGTCCCTAAGCTCATTACCCTTCCCCTCATTATGTTGGAACATGGCAATGATCATGTCTTCCAGTTTGGTCTGTCGTTCTGTGTCCTCTGTGAGCCATTGTAACATGTTTTCTACAGATGCTGCACAGTCTGCTGCTGCCACTGCAGGAGATGACCTGGCTAGCCACACATTCAGAGACACCGCAGAGCTGACTGTTCGCATGGCCAGGGGGTATTTCTGGGATATTACAGCAGAGACAGCCCTCATCTGAGACCCTACctcaccaacacttagcaaagcCTGCCCTCTACAGTACTCCATGTTGAGCCCCAATTTCTCTGATAGGGCTATTTCAATAGCATCAGCCAAGACAGCAGTGTCCTGGCTGAACGGGATGAAAGCTACAGTCTCCTCGCACTGAGTGTCCTGTTTGTCCAAGTACCTGATGCACAGGGGGACGTAGAGCTGTCCCTCAATCTCAACCGCCCGTTCCGTTATTATTGTAAAGAACTGTGAGTCCCAGAGTTCCTTGAGGATTTCCTCACGCACAGGTGGGTCGTAGAAAGACATGGCCTGCTTCAAACCTACGACCCCATCCTCTACTATCACAACACCGTCCTCTGCCTTCACGCCGTCCTCGGCTAACACGATGTCCACTGCTTTCACATTGTCCTCTGCAAACACAACTTCCTCTGTTATCACGCAGTCTTCTACTTTCACGCCGCCCTCTGCCACACCGCCGCCCTCTGCCACCCTGCCGCCCTCTGCCACCATAAAGTCCTCTGTGATCACAATGTCCTCTGTGATCATAATGTCCTCCTTTATCACAGCATCTTCCACTTTCACGTTgtcctctgcctcttcctctgccttcagCTCTCCTGCAGGGAGTTGCTCTGACATACCAGCTTGGTGTTCCTCAACTGCCTGCTCATGTCTTCCATCAGGGTTTACATCCAAAGCTCTACAATCtaaacagaaacacacaaagttaatTCAACCACCTCCCCCCTTTCCCTCATTTTCACTCTCCTAAAAAATGATGCTTTATGATATCATATTCTACATGAACCATGTAATAGCACGTCATGATGAATGTTCATATGATTTAAAACTTTCACTTACCACTTTCCAGCTTCAGACCTTGAATTTGTTTCTTCACCTAAATCATATAACAGAAATCAGTACATTTACAACACAATACATTTAATATGCATGTCTTGTCAAGTGGTGAGTGGTGTTGATGATGTATTGTTTCCTGTTATTATCGGTCTGTAAAActgaaaatgtataaataaaatataaaaatgttttaTGCATACCTATACCAATAAAATCAGTCATAAATACATCAGCATTGGAATGCTAAAAGGAGTATTGCTGTTAATGTACCTGCTCAAGACATGGGCTGCTTTCTGGGTCAACTTCAATGCACTTCTCAATTACCTCCCCTAGTCTTTGAACAGTTGGGTAATGCATGAGAAGCATCACAGTATCTGTTTTGCTGCCCTTGCAGACAGTGTTCTTCAGCAGAGCTCTCATGGAGTTCAGGGTGGTCTTCATCAGGTCCCACTCCATACTGACGCTGGGTAGAACAGCCACCAGTCTGAGCAGCCTGGTCACCGTGGGATGGCGTTGAGACTCAGCGTGAAGCAGTATCTCAGAGATAGACGCTGGTGGTGAGACGTCTTGATATTTCTCTTTCCAGACAGAGGCCCAGTTACTGATATCCTGCTCTACTGTGTCGGGATCAGGGAGGTCGGACAGGTAGAGACTGTATAGCTTGTCTGTGGACTCTGCGCGGATTGGCTCTGAAATGGGCTGTGGATTGCAGGTGGGGAGCAGAGACAAGATTTTCAGGGCTTTTAAGTGACTGTCGGAGAAGTTGTACTTCATTTCATCAACGAGGCTGCTCAGTAGAGGAACACTCAAGTTGTCCCTGTAGTACATCTCTGGAGACTCGTAAGAGTTAGCTTTCTCTGGGAAACACACTTGCTGAGGGGCCACCTTGGATGCTAGTTGGAATGCTTCCTCAAACCAAGGTGAATGTACAGTGCTTATGTTCTCCAGCATCTTGTTCAGTGTCTCTATGATTGGTACGATCTTCTCCACTTCACATATGATGTCAGCAGGGTTACCACAGCGGAAGACAGTGCTGCAGTTCCGAAGAGGAGCACAAGCGTTCTTCAGGATCACAAGTGTGACGACAAAATCTGTATCTCTCAAAGCAGTGGCGAGGACCTGTGCATGTAGCGACATAGTTCCAGCACCACGGGCACTAACTGAATCCAGGCAACTCAAGACTCCCTCCAATGTGTCAACTAGGAGATCAAAAAAGTCCTCCCTCTTCTTCCACCTGGAGCAACAGGTTTCTGGAATCTCCTCCAAGGCCTCCCGAGGTGTATTAAGTAACCCATCCACAGCCTGTGCTAGCTCTGCCTCTAGCCCAGGTGACCGGTCAAAAAACAGTAGGAGGTCTTCCACAATTTGCAGCATCTTTGTGACAGGTGGGCAGTGTACGCTTCCTGCTAGCCAACAGGCAAGACCACAAGACTCACTGGGTGTGATGACAGACAGAGGATAGCTCTCGAGGAACTCCAAAGACATCTTCTTCAGGCTGTGACAACCATAACCCATGCGCATTAATGCTTGTCCACGGCACTGACTCATTGGCAATCCCCAGTCTTCAGTTAGAGTCACAGAGAGATTCTTGGCTTGAACATCAACGTCACAGGTTTCAAAAAATCGCAAAAAACCAATGAGCTCGACCTTGGGGGCACATTCCCCAACATATCTGACAAAGACGGGCAGATAGCTCTTATTAGCAATTACAACTGGTTTATCTGTGATAAGAGAAAAGAAGGGGGACTCCTGTATTTCTGAGAGTATGACTTCCCTGATGGATTTTGTAAGCAGCTGTACCATTTCCTCCTCTCCTACGTTAAGCGTGAACTTGCCATCTCTTCCAAACCAGTGGCACATGCTGAGATCCTGGATGAGAAGGTCTTGATCTTCTTTGGAGAGTTCGGAAAGCTGGCACTTATTTTTCCCCAAACGTGCAGCCAGTCTGAACACTGCTTCCAAACTCTGCCGATTATCTCCAGTGTGCCCATTCTCATCCACCGCTTTCATTTCCTGGTCCTTTTTCTTGTCAGAAGACTGTTTATTCTCAAGCTCCTCTGCTCCATCTTTGTCATGATCCACTGAAAATATAAAAAAGGTGAATTAGTAAATTCTATTTACTCTACCATAGAGTTCATGTCATTAAAATAAAATGGAAAAATAATTGAGAATAAAATTAAGGTGATAGTAAGGTGAATGAGAACAAGTGTTTCACTTGACAAAACCTGGGCCCATCCCTATTACCAACATATACTAAATGGTAAGTGTTATTACACAGTTATTAGCTAATAAATACTAAATGATCACACAGGGATTAATTGAAACAAAGCTTTGCTATCACATACCTTCCATGTTGACTTCAGAGTTCTTCATCAGACTTTTGGATTCCTTATCCTGcaaatttgtttttcaatagaCATTATTAAAAGGAAATAATATATTTAAAAAGGACAACATCTCAGTATAGGCTGCTCTGAAAGACTGCATAACATATTAAACAAAACAATAATCATGTAAATGGATTTTGAAAACTTACCAAGCAGATACCCTCTAAAGCCTGGGGAGTGACCTTCAAGCACTTAGTCACCATCCGGTCCAGATCTCTGCTGAAGTTGGTTCCCACCTGCAGCATGGCCAGACATGGGGACCTGTCCTTGGAGCTGGTGTTCCTCAGGTATTCCTGGAACATCTTGTGGCGCATTGCTTCCCCACAGTTCTCCAGTACCGTACTGGGTAACACAGACATGATCCTCAGCAGTGTGTTGATGTTCCCAAAGTATTGCATGAGTGGCAGACGGAGAGTCTGAAAGATGGTGTCTGGGATGGTCACTGATGCAACTTTGGTCTTCCACTTCACCCTCCAGCAGCACAACTCGGTGAAGAAGTTGTCGGAGTCAGGCAGATCACTGGCATAGAGAGGAGGCTTTGACCTCAGGATCTCAAACATGTAACTCACAGTCACAGAGCAGGGAACCAGGGATAGGAAGTTTAAAGCCTCTTTGTGGTCCTCAGAGAAATGATCCTTCACAGCATTGGTGAGGTTGTCCACTAGGGGCACACTCAGTGCATCTTTGTAATACAGAGCTGGCTTCATCATGCTATCCCTGGCCGCAGATGAATTATCAGGCACTTTTATCTGCACAACCAGACTCTGGGCAAGGGCACAGGCTTCGTCGAACCAATTCTGGTGAAAGACCTTGATGTTTGTTTTGACCCTGTTGAGAGTAGCCACTATACCACTGATCTGGCAGAGCTGGGATGCTGCACTGAAATGATCCTTCTGGAGTCCTGCACTTAGCTCCCTGGTGAAGGATGAGGCATTCTTCAGGGCTACCATGGGCACAATGAAATCAAAGTCCCTTATCAAACACAGCAGTGCTCCAGCTTTTAGAGAGAGTGAGGATTTCCATCTCTGTGGGTTGCTCTTGATTTTCTCCAAACATTCAACAAGGGGCTCAAGCATCTGCACAAAGACTTCATAGGAATCGTGCTTCTCTTGCCAGACGGTACAGAACTTCCCCTGCAATTCTTGAACCTTTTCATAGCTTTCCCTAAGACCAAATGCAATGACATGATCCAGCTGTTTCTCAAGCATAGGCGTGCTCCCAAAAAACATCAACACCTCTTCAAAAACATCCAGCGCCCGTTTGACTGACGGCACAGGGGTGGATTTTGACCACCATGTGTTAAATGAGTAACAAGAGCTGTGTGTGCATATTGCAAGGGGGTACTTTTCCTGGATTTTGCAGGCAAAGGCTTTCAGCTTGTAGGAGACATCACCAGATCCTAGGTAGGCTTGACCTCTGCAGTAACACAAATTGAGACACCACTCTTTGGTGA
Encoded proteins:
- the LOC121579780 gene encoding uncharacterized protein LOC121579780 isoform X4, translating into MDPKMPKRCAAPNCNIYTDKSDVPFFRFPLDPEGCKQWLNNCHRTDLEPKTPEELHNSFKMCANHFEPSLICCDSTLRTSLKEGAMPTIFDFTSHLNKPSGRNRNKRIREPAEAEFASLKKAKDAPPEVKDKPGENSATCDLQQEDQRREDVYNSKSKEILKVYFKETLAFTGFSIGNDANPNTDEPMGGHRGQQSLNPICVERIDQKEVLQFSENLMREEIRNSLRLARFFSILLQDVTNIEGKDQIPVFIRSVTVAGFPQKHLMGFLPCDADAEGLFYMLLSEIRNKWGLRMEHCRGLTYLTTGSLCQKMKDLTSRILQEFPQVVLAPSDPYAFNMWLIRSMPMPSIQKVVNTVEEVATMLRGSPDLWERLEGKIKSSYGHLKGEVDRITEACQNTWEYGVDAFQTMLDILEPFLVCINEVCSAANADTATCEQMAKLKPILKNFNFLITLVVLKNTLCCVSILNPSLRGAISISSTLQYTISNALKLVNKHLQEIAIFHRKWFSDAVGRAKKLGVEVARPEESSPDTGEAGATETSLEDFYRETLSRQILQYLVAEVKRVFSTEMVRILRWLSLVPSYMADHNFSIRRDKVADANLNNLARPDTFYDELGCWEVKWRHASKRRILPTTVFATLKIPDIAFYPNVQSLLRVLGTIPCVNAEADVYGQYNMVLERYQSYLKATPEDQRLCNMAFVYVNQDVHFNVEDMVESYVEKHPDILHLLHMDDDVIEMHSAAEPVSENDGQHTLKENVEETQKEPRDMALEMETERVEQPKCVASETNKEALKSALQAAVTAAYNSQSREPGEASAEQDGEVEDTLKYVSKSEMKEVLRVCEDAVREGILLEVGTSFFSLFIDRVVKLGDKKHLPLFLRFVDSFDVMRLELMGFLDVDLDCDAMSERILEIVTKEWCLNLCYCRGQAYLGSGDVSYKLKAFACKIQEKYPLAICTHSSCYSFNTWWSKSTPVPSVKRALDVFEEVLMFFGSTPMLEKQLDHVIAFGLRESYEKVQELQGKFCTVWQEKHDSYEVFVQMLEPLVECLEKIKSNPQRWKSSLSLKAGALLCLIRDFDFIVPMVALKNASSFTRELSAGLQKDHFSAASQLCQISGIVATLNRVKTNIKVFHQNWFDEACALAQSLVVQIKVPDNSSAARDSMMKPALYYKDALSVPLVDNLTNAVKDHFSEDHKEALNFLSLVPCSVTVSYMFEILRSKPPLYASDLPDSDNFFTELCCWRVKWKTKVASVTIPDTIFQTLRLPLMQYFGNINTLLRIMSVLPSTVLENCGEAMRHKMFQEYLRNTSSKDRSPCLAMLQVGTNFSRDLDRMVTKCLKVTPQALEGICLDKESKSLMKNSEVNMEVDHDKDGAEELENKQSSDKKKDQEMKAVDENGHTGDNRQSLEAVFRLAARLGKNKCQLSELSKEDQDLLIQDLSMCHWFGRDGKFTLNVGEEEMVQLLTKSIREVILSEIQESPFFSLITDKPVVIANKSYLPVFVRYVGECAPKVELIGFLRFFETCDVDVQAKNLSVTLTEDWGLPMSQCRGQALMRMGYGCHSLKKMSLEFLESYPLSVITPSESCGLACWLAGSVHCPPVTKMLQIVEDLLLFFDRSPGLEAELAQAVDGLLNTPREALEEIPETCCSRWKKREDFFDLLVDTLEGVLSCLDSVSARGAGTMSLHAQVLATALRDTDFVVTLVILKNACAPLRNCSTVFRCGNPADIICEVEKIVPIIETLNKMLENISTVHSPWFEEAFQLASKVAPQQVCFPEKANSYESPEMYYRDNLSVPLLSSLVDEMKYNFSDSHLKALKILSLLPTCNPQPISEPIRAESTDKLYSLYLSDLPDPDTVEQDISNWASVWKEKYQDVSPPASISEILLHAESQRHPTVTRLLRLVAVLPSVSMEWDLMKTTLNSMRALLKNTVCKGSKTDTVMLLMHYPTVQRLGEVIEKCIEVDPESSPCLEQVKKQIQGLKLESDCRALDVNPDGRHEQAVEEHQAGMSEQLPAGELKAEEEAEDNVKVEDAVIKEDIMITEDIVITEDFMVAEGGRVAEGGGVAEGGVKVEDCVITEEVVFAEDNVKAVDIVLAEDGVKAEDGVVIVEDGVVGLKQAMSFYDPPVREEILKELWDSQFFTIITERAVEIEGQLYVPLCIRYLDKQDTQCEETVAFIPFSQDTAVLADAIEIALSEKLGLNMEYCRGQALLSVGEVGSQMRAVSAVISQKYPLAMRTVSSAVSLNVWLARSSPAVAAADCAASVENMLQWLTEDTERQTKLEDMIIAMFQHNEGKGNELRDKLIKNWEKSNDMHELMVELLEVVMLCLNELKSEETSSGTGQALLYFNKVRSFEFIFSAVVLKNVLSLTKKLSQSLQGKPLDVLLAMNSLPDLLTSLNELKSDIDTHHNAWFEEAVTLASKLQITLLHSALLEPLSQFYKIAVSQKLVEHSIVEVSELFTEKVLSTLRCLEIVPYAMSKVENSSVNAHVFRMYKDDMPDLASLPTEMKSWREKWLDPMSGYLPATVLDTLKASDIRSFSNIETLLRLLVILPFSRRESTFRQGKRSLQGFIQQETRSISELHPL